AGCGTTGCGTGTATCTGCTTTTCGTTCAGTATACCCACACCGTCGCCGCTGTCGGCGGTAGCTGTACAAGCGCTGAACCGTGCATTGTCGGGCGAAACGTAAAGAGACTGCTTATCATACTGCCTTACCGTACAGCTGTCACACTGTATGAACACAGGCACACCGCCTTGCTCGTTTGAACGGATTATCCCCGTTGCAAGTTCTTTCAGCTTATCTGTAGCATTGGATACGGCATAGCATCTGTCGGCTACGGTAAACATTGATATATCGTTTGTGTTGTCGCCGAAAACTATAAGCTCATCCGCACCGACAAGCTCCTTCAGCTTCAGTGCCGCATTAGCCTTTGAAACGTCCTCACGGTAGATTTCATACCAGTATTCGTCGGTATCGTATGTATCGGGCTGATAGTTTCTTGAAAAGCCGTTCGTTCTGTAAAAATATCGGTCAAGCTCATCGGGCTTCATTACAGGCTCGATAAGCGTTATATAATAAATATCGCCTTCGAACAGCTCGTCATAGCTTTTTGCTCGGTGCATTCTTCTGTCTCCGGCTCTGTCCTTTAAATAACGCTCCGTACCCTTGTTGAGTCGGTTTTTAAGATAGCTTACTCTTTCGTAATTGTCTATGACCGAGTACACAAGCACCGATTCTTTATGTTCATAGAAAAATGACTTCATGAACGATTTTGATTCTTCACTGAAAAAATGCGTTACGATACGCTCCTTTGTGACAGGGTCGATTATAAAAGCGCCGTTATGAGTTATCACGGGCAGCCTGAAATTGATACAGCTTACTTTCGGCTCGGCTGAATGCACTGAACGTGCGGTGGCGTAGCTTATCTTTATATCATCGTCAATAAGCCTGTTCATCAGTGCCTCTGTCATTCGTCCGATTTGCGCCTTATGGTCAAGAAGCGTCCCGTCAAGGTCGGTAAGATACAGTTTCATTTGATTTCTCCGATTACAATTTATTTATATTTATATATCTCAGTATGGGGTTTGGGGCGTAGCACCAAGGCGGGTTGCAGGGACGCCGGTACCCGTATCCACCCCCGGCATGGATGCCGGGCGTGTATGCACAAGGGCTTTGCAAGGACGCAAAGCCAACCAAGCATACACAGCCTTTCATGGGGAAAGGGGGCAGTTCGGCATGGATGCCGAAATTAGGACACACCAAGCTTTGCAAGACGCAAAGCCATCAGAGTGTCCTAAAGGGAATAGGGATAATAAATCAGAAGTTTATTTCAAAAACAGACTTTTTCAGCAAACTGAATTTATATATCTCGGTCTGTCGAAAAACCAATATATTTTTGAAATGGGGTTTGGGGCGTAGCCCCAAGCGGGGTGAGGGCGGCAGCCCCACACTCACCCCCTTTCTGGGGAAAGGGGGCAGTTCGGCATGGATGCCGAAATTAGGACACACCAAGCTTTAAGCATGGATGCTTACAAGTGGTCGAACAAAGTCGGTGCAGGACGCACCGACAACAAACGACCACGATTGCAGAGAGGCAAAGCCATCAGAGTGTCCTAAAGGGGATAGGGATAATAAATCAGAAGTTTATTTCAAAAACAGATTTTTTCAGCAAACTGAATTTATATATCTATAATAACAGAAAAACTTACACAATTCAACCCTTTTGTGTATATTGCACAAATTACTATTTTAAAAGTCGGGAATAATTCACTTTCTTTTTTTGATAAAAAATTGTCAAACCACTTGATAATGAGAGAAAAATTTTGTATAATAGAGAAGTAGAAATTTAGCGGACGCTTTGCGCCTGCAAAAAATTCACAAAATTTTTAGGAGGAATATTCCAATGTCAGTTAAAGTTGCTATTAACGGTTTCGGCCGTATCGGACGTCTTGCTTTCAGACAGATGTTCGGCGCAGAAGGTTATGAGGTAGTTGCAATCAACGACCTTACAAAGCCCTCAATGCTCGCTCAGCTTTTAAAGTATGATACAGCACAGGGCGGTTACTGTGGTAAGATAGGTGAGAACCTTCACACAGTTACTGCTGATGACGAAGCAGGCACAATCACAGTTGACGGCAAGACACTCAAGATCTATGCTATGGCTAAGGCTAATGAGCTTCCCTGGGGCGAAATCGGTGTTGACGTAGTTCTCGAATGCACAGGTTTCTACTGCTCAAAGGACAAGGCACAGGCTCACATCGATGCAGGTGCTAAGAAGGTTGTTATTTCTGCTCCCGCAGGTAACGATCTGCCCACAATCGTTTACAGCGTAAACGAAAAGACTCTTACAGCTGATGACAAGATCATCTCTGCTGCATCTTGCACAACAAACTGCCTCGCTCCTATGGCTAAGGCTCTTAACGATTATGCTCCTATCCAGAGCGGTATCATGAGCACAATCCACGCTTACACAGGCGACCAGATGATCCTCGACGGTCCTCACAGAAAGGGCGACCTCAGAAGAGCAAGAGCAGGTGCTGCTAACATCGTTCCTAACTCAACAGGTGCTGCTAAGGCTATCGGCCTTGTTATCCCTGAGCTGAACGGTAAGCTCATCGGTTCTGCACAGAGAGTTCCTGTTCCTACAGGTTCTACAACAATCCTTACAGCTGTTGTTAAGGGTGCAGACGTAACTAAGGAAGGCATCAACGCTGCTATGAAGGCTGCTGCTTCTGAGTCTTTCGGTTACAATGAAGATGCAATCGTTTCTTCTGACGTTATCGGTATGAGATTCGGTTCACTCTTTGATGCTACACAGACAATGGTAGCTAAGATCGCTGATGATCTGTACGAAGTTCAGGTTGTTTCATGGTATGACAACGAGAACTCTTACACATCACAGATGGTAAGAACAATCAAGTACTTTGCTGAAATATAATCGGTAAAAACTGATACATTACGGCTCGTCTTCGGACGAGCCTTTTTGTTGTCCGCTATTTCTGAAAATTAGCTGAAAGCGATTGATTTTTCTTTGCCGTTGTGGTAAAATAGAGGATAGTTTATGTAAGCAAAGGAGTTCATAATGGTTAAAAAAATATTAGCAGGCATTTTATGTGCCGCAACAATGATTACATTATCGGTAGGATGCTCAGACAGTGCCGCTCCCGGTGCGTCAACCGACCCTTCGGCAAAGATAACAGGCAACACGGGTGAGGTAAAGCTTGAAAAGGGCGACAAATATGCCGTAATGACAATAAAAGACTACGGCGATATTACAATTAAGTTATATCCCGATGCCGCACCTAAGGGTACGCAGAATTTCATCGACCTTGCAAACAGCGGATTCTACAACGGAAAAACGTTCCACAGGGTAGTTGCCGACTTTATGGCACAGGGCGGTAAGGATTTTACGGGAAAGACAAACGTTGAAAGCTTCGGCATAGAAACAAACTACAATATGCGCCATTTCTACGGTGCATTCTGCTACGCCAACGCACTCGGCAATAATTCCACAGAGTTCTACATCGTAAACAACAAGAAATCGCAGGATTACAGCAGCTTCAGTACAGCCAGAATCGACAACAACATTCAGGGCTATGAGGACTACGCAAAGCAGTACGATAAGAATTCTCAGGAATATACCTACTATATGTTCCAGGCAAACTACTACAGAAACTTAAAGCAGTTCATAGAGAATATGGATGACGCTACAAAGGCAAAGTACAAGGAAGTCGGCGGCACTCCCTCTCTTGACGGTAACTACACCGTGTTCGGTCAGACGGTAGACGGCTTTGACGTTCTTGACAAGATTTCTGCCGTTGAGGTTGAAACAAACGACGCTATGGGCGGCAAAGAAGTAAGTAAGCCCAAAACGGAAATAATAATCGAAAAAGTCGAGATAAAGGATTACGAATAAAAAAACAGATACCGCCTGCAAACAGGCGGTATTCTTTATAAAAGAAACTATTTGACTGCATAAAAATACAGCCCGTTGATATAATGATCAATGGGCTGTTTTATTTGTATGTTAGTATGTTATCAGAGAAGACCGTTATAATACTCTATCTGCTTATTTATCGTGCCGAGGCTTGCCTCACGCATCTGCGTCCATGTCTGACCCTGATACTGTTCTGAGTACATTTCAAACAGTGTATTACCGAGAACATCCCTGATTATCTGACTTGTAGTTTCGTCAAGTCCGTAAGGGTTATCAATTACAGCATGTAAGTTGTCGATATCCTTGAAGCTCATAAGAAAATCGTACATTTCATCGGTGTACTTCTTGTTTCTCATGATACTGCCTTTTGTTGTAGCCCTGAGATCTTCATCAGTAAAGCTAAGACGGCAGCAGTTAATAAATACCGACGCCTGTTTAGCATATTTTGAGCCTGCCGGAACAAGATATCCGAATGTAGACATTGAATAATAATATTCATCAGCTTCCGGATCTCTGGGGAATGGAACGAAGAAATAATCAAGCGTATCATCTTTCTGCATTAATTTTGCATAGCCTGAAATAATCCATTCGCCCATGCCCTGAAATGCCGCTGTGCCTTCCTTGATAGGTGTGGTGTCAACATCTATGACACCTTCCTGGAACGATGCAAGACCTTCGTTTTTAAGCGTCTGCATAAAGTTAGCGGCTCTGTCAACATTTGCGTTGCTGAAGTTCTGCACCAGCTTACCGTCAGCTCCGACTGAAATAAGCGCCGTACCGGTACTGTTTATAAACGACTGAGCTGAATATGCAGTCGCACCGTATAAGCCTGTTCTGTTGCCGTCAGCATCAGAATCAATGAACTTTCTGATGCAGTCCGTCATTGTATCCCATGTCCATTCACCCTTGTCGTAAAGCTCTTTGGGATCTTCAATGCCAATCTGCTCAAAAACGCCACGGTTATATACAAGGAAGTTTGGGGAAACATTATAAGCCCAGGGGTAGTAATAATTCTTTCCGCCCCACTTGTACTGGTTTATATACGACTCAACTCCTGCCCACTGAGGTGCTGACATATTCATATATTCTTCAAGCGGTGTGTACATATTTTTTGACATAAGTAAAGGGAAAGTGTCGTCTGAATAGTCAACAAGGTCAGGTGACTCACCGGAAGAAATAGCTGTAGTCAGCTTTTCCTGAATCTGCATAGAACCGACTAACGTGCATTTTATTGTACAGCCGTAATTCTCCGAGAAATATTTGTATGCCGGCTTAACATCGCCTGCGGTTGTTATATCATAACCACCGAGATATTCAAGTTCTGCGGGTTCTACTTCTTCACCTGCGTCAATACTTATATCGCCAACGCTGACCGGATTTTCAATCTCGTCATCAATCGTTGTTTCGGTATCGGAAGATGTCGTTGTACTGTCTGTGGTGCTGTTTGAGCAGGCAGCCATTGAAACCACAGTTGCACCTGCAATTATGCCTGCCATTATTCGTTTTAAATTTACCATAAAAAATACCTCCAATTAATTTTTTATTGGTTTAACTTAATTTATACTATACCACCATAGCAGAAAAACCACAATGTATTTTTCTGCTTGAAACAGTCGCATTTTGTGCAAAGTGCGTTCAATATTTAATCATATTATAAAACAAACGCCGAGAAACTCAGGTGAATTTCTATAATAAAAATACGGAACTCATTTAAAACAAGTTCCGTATCAAAGTTATTATTCTCTTTCACGCATCAGAAATTGATATTGTTTACATCCGAATTTGCAAGCTGTATCTCCTTCTTGGGAATACGCTTGAGAGGAGAATAAACAAACTTCTTGCAGGAATCGTAAGATTTTACAACTCCGAACTTTGAGCACTGTATCTTATCATCACCCATAGCGGTGCCAAGCTCACAGTACTTGCAGGAAGGCTTGATATTGTTGCCGAACAGTTTCTTTTTCATATAAAACACCACCTAACGAAATTTCACTGCATATTATTGCCGTTATATCTAAAGTAATTATATCACATCATTAAAAATAAATCCAGTACTTTTTTAAAATTTTTTATATTTTCTTCATTTTTTCCGTACATTTCAGTAAAATGAATGTCATTGCCGCTATACACATAAGCAGTAAGGGGTCAGTCAGCAGTGTATCTGTGGCATAAGCGAACGCATCGGCGGCAGGCTTATATCCCGTTATCTGCAGTAAAAGACAGCACACACCGGCGCTCACAGCCGATATCAATATTCGTGAAAATATAAAATAAAGCTTATTGACCTTAAAATCCGCAAGGGAGAATATCTGATATATTACACACAGTCCGCCGAATGAAATAAGCGCAGAGGTTATCGGCAAGGAGAAAATAACGCCGTCTGTCTTTATATTCGTTATTTCGGTTACTGCCTTAAGAAAGGCGGGTATCTCCATATTAAAGACGGCGTGCAGCAAATACCCTGCAAGCTCCGTTACGCAGTTGAAAAGCAATATCGGCAGAATGATATTCAGCATTGCTCTTGCCGCTGAAATAAGAGAAGCCGATATGTCGGACGAAGAAAAGCCGATTTCTGTCCTATACGGCTTGAAAGCGGTATTTCTGACATTCATTACAACAGCCGCAAGGAAATTTGCCGTAAGGCAGGATATAAATACAATAATCCCTGCGGTTACATCGTTATACACGCCTATCCCCACTATACCCGTAACAAAGGCAGGTCCGCTGTTGTAGCAGTAGCATAAATGCTTTGAGTAGCTGCGGCTATTGTCAGGGTCGTTACCGTAAAGCTCACTCAGAAGCCTTACACCGACAGGATAACCGCCTATCTGGCTGAGAACAAATACGGCGAAGGTCTTTTTGTCGAGCCTTAAAATGTATCTTGATATGTACCACAAGGGTGTTGCCGTAACTTCACCGATATTGGTTTTTATAATAAGCGTGGCAAAAGCCATAAAGCAGAATAACGACGGTATAAGGCTGTCAAGGCAGGTGCCGATACACCTTCGTACCGTGTCGGACGTTCCTCTGCTGTCAGCGGTCAGAAGTACGCATATGATTACCGATAAAATACAGATTGTCGCTTGTCTGATACGTTTTGCTATAATTATCCCTCACTTCTTTTTTGCTTGTACCTGCATATAAATTATATGAAAGGAGAGCAGAAAAATGAACGTCGATAAGTTAGCAATGAGATATGAACAGCTTAAAAACAAAACACGCAGGCATTCGTTTATCACGCTGAAGGACAACAGGAGCGCCGAACTGGAATGCTGCAGGAAAATACTGAAATTCGAGGATAATATAATTGAACTGGAGATTCCGTGCGGAATAGTGAGGATTATCGGTATCGGGCTGAAATTCAAGACATTCGGTTACGACAGCGTGAAAATATCGGGGAAAATACATTCGGTAGGGTTTGAACAGGCAAATCACGGCGAAGCGGAGGAATAATGAAGAGAAGAAAAGCAAGGGCAGCATTTGCCGCATATATCACGATAAATGGGCTTGGCGGTTTTCAGGAGAAGTTTATAAGCGAGCTTATAACAAACGATATTCAGATATATGAAATATGTCAGGGCAAAGACGGCTTTACGGCTGTCATAAAGCCATACAGCTATCTTAAAACGGCGAGGATAGCAAGAAAACACGGAATACGGCTCAGAGTTGCCGAAAGGCAAGGCTTTATATTCAGGCTTTTGCCGCTAAGGAAAAGATGGGGGCTTGTTACCGGCGCATTGTGCTGTTGCGCTGTAATAGTCCTGCTGTCGCAATTTGTATGGAGGATAGACATCATCGGAAACAGCGAGGTCACCGACACACAGATATGTGCCGTGATGGAGAAAAACGGCCTTATGCCCGGCTGCAGCAGAAAGTCTTTTGACGAATGGGTATGCGAGCAATCTGCAATGGCTGAAATCGGCAGGCTGTCATGGGTGGCGGTCGAACGGCAGGGGAGCAGAGTATCTGTAAAGGTTGCTGAAACAAACGAACCTGAGCCTGCGGAAATTCCGATAGAAACACCTTGCAACGTAATAAGCGACTTTGACGGTCAGCTTATCTATACGGAAATATATAAGGGTAAGCTGCAAACTACCGTCGGGAGCGGAATAGTAAAGGGTCAGCTTATCATAAGCGGTACTGTCAACGATAACGGAGGACATATCGTATATGTTCACGCAGACGGACTGCTAAAAGCCGAGTGCGAGCAGACAGAAGAATTTTTTCTTCCGTTTGAGCAGACCCGAAGCGTGAAAACGGACGAGAAATATTATTCAACCTATCTGATGTTCGGCTCTTTCGCCTTGCCGCTTCCGTGGGAGCATTATGAGGCGGAGAATATGGATGGCTTTACCTACAGCGAGGATACATATAATGTAAGCATTCTCGGTGCAGACACACCGTACAGATATAAAAGGGGAGTTTACACAAGGCTGTCGGAGAAAACCGTCAGATATACCGCCCGTGACATAATGACACAGCTTGAAAAGCAGAAAAAGGATTATGAAGAAAATTTCCTTTCGCAGTGCAGGATACTTTCGGATGAAAGAGAGATCTGTACGGAAGAAAACGGTATCAGAATGACAGTGAAATATAAGCTGGAGCGTAATATCGGCGTAAAGCAACCGATTACTGTTTTATATTGATTTAGCGTAAAATTGTATTGAAAAAAAGCCCGGAATGTGGTATAATATCATAGAATAGAGCATAAAACAGATGAATTTCAGGATTTGAAAGGAATATATCACGATAAATGACAGAAAAAGCTGTTAGCATTCAGGATATGAGCCGGATTCACCTTATTTTCGGTGACTTTGACAACAATATCAACATTATTCAGAAGGAATATAAGGTTTCGATATTCACCCGTGACGATGAGATACGCATAAAAGGCGATGAAAACGCTGTGGATAACGCAGAGCAGGTAATAAAAACGCTGATTTCAACCGTTGAAAAAGGTGAAACTCCGACCGAGCAGAGCGTAAGATACGCTATTTCTATGACAAACGAGGGAAAGGGTGAGGAGGTACAGACGCTTACCGCGGACTGTATCTGCGTCAGCCATACAGGAAAGCCGATAAAGGCGAAAACGGTCGGTCAGTCGAAATATGTAAACAGCATAAAGAAAAACACCATAGTGTTCGGAGTAGGTCCTGCCGGTACGGGTAAGACATATCTTGCCGTAGCGCTTGCGGTAAGGGCGTTCAAGGCGCACGAGGTGCAACGTATAATTCTTACACGTCCTGCCGTGGAGGCGGGCGAGAAGCTCGGATTTCTGCCGGGCGACCTGCAGAACAAGGTCGACCCTTATCTGCGTCCGCTGTATGACGCACTTTTCGATATGATGGGGTCTGAAGCGTTTCAGCGTAATATGGAGCGAGGCTGTATAGAAGTCGCTCCGCTTGCGTATATGCGAGGCAGAACGCTTGATGACAGCTTTATAATACTTGACGAGGCGCAGAATACGACTCCCGAACAGATGAAGATGTTTCTGACCCGACTCGGCTTTAACAGCAAGATGGTCATAACGGGCGATATTACCCAGATTGACCTGCCTGATTCAAAACGTTCGGGACTTGTCGAGGCGACAAAGATATTGAAGAATATCGAAGACATCGCCATCAACCGTTTTACAGAAAAGGACGTTGTGCGTCACAGGCTGGTACAGGATATAGTAAGAGCCTATGAGCAGTACAATGAAAGAAAGAAAAGCTGACCGCTTTTAAATGAGGAAAGTAAAAATGTCTGAGAAGAAAACACCAAAAATATATATGTCCTTCAGAAACAACCAGAAAGCAATAGAAGTACCTAACGGTCTTCGTACCGTTATAAGAAAGTGCATAGCAGAAACGCTGAGAGTTACCGATTTTGTCGGTGACGCAGACGTATCGGTAACACTTGTTGACAACGAGCGGATAAAACGCATCAATAAGGAGTTCCGTGACAAGAACAAGGTCACCGATGTAATATCGTTTCCGCTCGGAGCATATGACGAGTATGACGTAAATCCCGAAAACGGTGCTTATATGCTCGGGGATATTGTAATTTCAATGGAGAAGGCACACGCACAGGCGATAGAATACGGCCATTCTCTTGTAAGGGAGGTCGGCTTTTTAGCCACGCATTCAACGCTTCATCTTCTCGGATACGATCACGAGGACGATCCCGACGGAGAAAAGGTGATGCTTGAACTGCAGGACCTTGTGCTGAACAACCTTAAGATCACACGGGAATAAAAAGAGGTCAAAGTGTTTAAAAGACTTGCTAACAGTTTTAAATATGCGGCAAGAGGAATATGGTTCTGTATCAGTCATGAGATGAATATGCGTATACACATTGTTGCGACAATGTGTGTGCTGTATCTGTCGCAATTCTATAATTTCACAAAGGAACAGTTCATATTGCTGATAATAACCTGCGTGACGGTTATTTCCGCCGAAATGATGAATACAGCTATAGAGGTAGTCATCGACAAGGTTTCACCGGGCTACTCGGCGCTTGCAAAGGTCGGAAAAGACGTTGCCGCAGGCGCAGTATTCGTAACGGCGGTTGCGGCAGTGATAATCGGCGTGATACTGTTCTGGGATATTGAAAAATTTAAGATTATCTTTGAGTTTTTTACGGGTGACATATGGAATCTGGCAATGCTGACAGCGTTTGCCTGCCTTTCGTATCTGTTTATAGCGAAAGGAAAGAAAAGAAATATCAAAGGAAAGATGAAAAATGAATAATCCTAAATCGGTATTTGTGGCTATTGCAGGCAGACCTAACGCCGGCAAATCCACGCTTACAAACTATCTTGTAGGCGAAAAGATAGCTATTGTCAGCGACAAACCGCAGACAACAAGAACAAGAATAAACGGCGTACTTACAAAAGGCGAAACGCAGTATGTGTTCATAGATACGCCCGGTATGCATAAAGCAAAGAACAAGCTGTCGGATCAGATGCTCAAATCCATAAGAGAGAGCGTGACCGATGTTGACGTGATACTTATGATGGCAGATGCGACCAAGAAGATTTCTCCGATAGAGCATAATCTTATCGACAGCTTCAAGGACAGAAAGACAGATGTCGTTCTGCTTATAAACAAGGTCGATTTAGTAAAGGACAAGTCCGAGCTTCTTTCTCTTATAAAGGAATACAGCGAGCTTTACGATTTCAAGGAGATAATTCCGATAAGCGTAAGGCAGAGGATAGGTGTTGAAGAAATAATGCCTGTAATCGACAGATATGTAAAGCTGTCGCCGCATTATTTTGACGATGAGCTTCCGACCGACCAGGCGGAAAAGGTATGGCTTGCGGAAATTGTCCGTGAAAAGATACTCAGAAATATGAACGAGGAGATTCCGCACGGAACAGCCGTTTATGTCGAAACGATGGAGGTAAGGCAGAAGCCCAACGGCAAGGAGATTGTCGATATAGGCATAGTCATCGTCTGCGAAAAAGCGTCGCATAAGGGCATGATTATCGGAAAGCAGGGCTCAATGCTTAAAAAGATAGGCTCTGAGGCAAGAGAAGATATGCAGGACTATTTCGGCTGTAAGGTCAATATGCAGATATGGGTAAAGGTAAAAGAGGACTGGAGAAACAGAGAATCCGACATTGCCGACTTCGGACTTAAGGCCGACTGATATATAATCAAAAGGAGTAGCTGTTCAATGCTTATTACGCTGAAAGGGCTTGTTATCGGGCAGCGCATTATAGGCGAGAACAGCTGTTTTCTTGACCTGTTCACTGACAAGCTCGGAATGATAGAGGTTATGGCGCACGGCGCAAAGAAGATAGGCGGAAAGAATTCGGGTGCCGCATCGCTTTTCAGCTATGCAACGTTCTGCGTCAGCCGCAGCAGTAAAGGATATACGCTTAACAGTGCAGAGCCTATATGCAGTTTCTATAACATATCTGCGGATATTGAGGCACTGTCGCTTGCGGCATATTTTGCCGATATAATAAAATACTGTGCCACATCCGAGGAGGAGCATGAGGATCTGCTGAGATTTACCTGCATGACATATTTTCAGCTTGAAAAGCAGAAGCTGCCGCTTCGTTTCATAAAAGCAATATTTGAGTTCAGGTTTCTCTCAAGGATAGGTTTTATGCCCGATCTCAGAGCCTGTCGGCAATGTATAGCCTACAAGAGCGAAACGATGATGTTTTTACCCGTTGAGGGTATCATCTATTGTTCGGATTGTTTTGAAGAACACAGCGAGCTTGTAGAAAAGAATGTATTCGCTCTTAACCCCACGCTTTTACATACGCTGAGATATGTCGCATATTCCGAAACCGACAAAATGTACCGTTTCAGAATCTCAAAGGAAAACGAAAAGCTGTTTTCCGCAATTGCGGAATTCTACCTTCTGGCACAGCTTAACAGATCGTTTCCCACACTTGATTATTATAAAAATATCGCAATCGAAACATAGATATAAAGGATATAAATATGAAAAAAGACTATAAAAAGCTGGAGCTGGACAAGATTCTTGACCTGCTCTCGCAAAATGCATACTGTGATGTATGCAGGGAACGCATAAAAAAGATAAAACCGTCATTCGATATAGACACGGTAAGAACGGAAATAGCAAAGACGGACGACGCATTCACGCTGTCGTCAAAATTCGGTACGCCGAAATTCTATAACATAAAGGATATATGCTTTGGCGCAAAAAGGGCACAGCAAGGCTCATCGCTGTCGCTGAGAGAGCTTATGGATATAGGAATGTTCCTGCGTGAAGTATCCGGTCTTGACGAATGGTATTCACAGTGCAGCGGCATTCAGACCTCGCTTACCGAATATTTCGAGCAGCTCAGCGTAAACAAGCACCTTGAAAATATGATAACAAACGCTATCATATCAGAAGAAGAGCTTGCGGACAGCGCAAGCCCTCAGCTTGCGGCGATACGCCGTTCGATACAGCGTAAAAGTCTTGCCGTAAGAGAAAGGCTTGATAAGCTGATAAAGAGTCAGTCAACGCAGAAATATCTTCAGGAAAGCCTTGTCACAATGCGTGACGGAAGATTTGTCGTACCCGTAAAAACCGAATACAAGAGCGAGATAAGCGGTCTTGTACACGATACATCCGCAACGGGAGCGACTCTGTTCATTGAGCCTATGGCGGTAGTCGAGGCCAACAACGAGATTAGGGTACTTCAGATAGAGGAGCAAAAGGAGATCGAGCGTATCATAAAGGAAATGTCGGAGCTTGTCGGCAGCTTTGCCGAGCCGATGATAAACGATTATGAGATAGTGCTGATGCTCGAAAT
This window of the [Eubacterium] siraeum genome carries:
- the ybeY gene encoding rRNA maturation RNase YbeY; the encoded protein is MSEKKTPKIYMSFRNNQKAIEVPNGLRTVIRKCIAETLRVTDFVGDADVSVTLVDNERIKRINKEFRDKNKVTDVISFPLGAYDEYDVNPENGAYMLGDIVISMEKAHAQAIEYGHSLVREVGFLATHSTLHLLGYDHEDDPDGEKVMLELQDLVLNNLKITRE
- a CDS encoding diacylglycerol kinase family protein, translating into MFKRLANSFKYAARGIWFCISHEMNMRIHIVATMCVLYLSQFYNFTKEQFILLIITCVTVISAEMMNTAIEVVIDKVSPGYSALAKVGKDVAAGAVFVTAVAAVIIGVILFWDIEKFKIIFEFFTGDIWNLAMLTAFACLSYLFIAKGKKRNIKGKMKNE
- the recO gene encoding DNA repair protein RecO, translating into MLITLKGLVIGQRIIGENSCFLDLFTDKLGMIEVMAHGAKKIGGKNSGAASLFSYATFCVSRSSKGYTLNSAEPICSFYNISADIEALSLAAYFADIIKYCATSEEEHEDLLRFTCMTYFQLEKQKLPLRFIKAIFEFRFLSRIGFMPDLRACRQCIAYKSETMMFLPVEGIIYCSDCFEEHSELVEKNVFALNPTLLHTLRYVAYSETDKMYRFRISKENEKLFSAIAEFYLLAQLNRSFPTLDYYKNIAIET
- the era gene encoding GTPase Era translates to MNNPKSVFVAIAGRPNAGKSTLTNYLVGEKIAIVSDKPQTTRTRINGVLTKGETQYVFIDTPGMHKAKNKLSDQMLKSIRESVTDVDVILMMADATKKISPIEHNLIDSFKDRKTDVVLLINKVDLVKDKSELLSLIKEYSELYDFKEIIPISVRQRIGVEEIMPVIDRYVKLSPHYFDDELPTDQAEKVWLAEIVREKILRNMNEEIPHGTAVYVETMEVRQKPNGKEIVDIGIVIVCEKASHKGMIIGKQGSMLKKIGSEAREDMQDYFGCKVNMQIWVKVKEDWRNRESDIADFGLKAD